The following proteins come from a genomic window of Lolium rigidum isolate FL_2022 chromosome 5, APGP_CSIRO_Lrig_0.1, whole genome shotgun sequence:
- the LOC124652823 gene encoding 40S ribosomal protein S5: MAVVEPAPGGDVKLFNRWTFEDVQVSDISLNDYLAVTATKHYTFLPHSAGRYSAKRFRKAQCPIIERLTNSLMMHGRNNGKKIMAVRIVKHTMEIIHLLTDLNPIQVIVDAIINSGPREDATRIGSAGVVRRQAVDISPLRRVNQAIYLLTTGARESAFRNIKTIAECLADELINAAKGSSNSYAIKKKDEIERVAKANR; the protein is encoded by the exons ATGGCTGTCGTGGAGCCTGCCCCCGGGGGCGACGTGAAGCTCTTCAACCGCTGGACCTTCGAGGACGTCCAG GTGTCGGACATCTCGCTGAACGACTACCTGGCGGTGACGGCGACGAAGCACTACACGTTCCTGCCGCACTCGGCGGGGCGCTACTCGGCCAAGCGCTTCCGCAAGGCGCAGTGCCCCATCATCGAGCGCCTCACCAACTCGCTCATGATGCACGGCCGCAACAACGGCAAGAAGATCATGGCCGTGCGCATCGTCAAGCACACCATGGAGATCATCCACCTCCTCACCGACCTCAACCCCATCCAGGTCAtcgtcgacgccatcatcaaCAG TGGGCCACGTGAGGACGCCACCCGTATTGGTTCTGCTGGTGTTGTCAGGAGGCAAGCTGTGGATATCTCCCCCCTGAGGAGGGTGAACCAGGCCATCTACCTGCTGACCACTGGTGCCAGGGAGAGCGCCTTCAGGAACATCAAGACCATCGCCGAGTGCCTCGCTGATGAGTTGATCAATGCCGCGAAGGGCTCATCCAACAG CTACGCCATCAAGAAGAAGGATGAGATTGAGCGTGTTGCCAAGGCGAACCGTTAA